Within Kineothrix sp. MB12-C1, the genomic segment GAAGGCGATGCGGACGCATTGATATTGAAAGACGTTTCGGCACCGGAAGAGACGGAAGCGATATATGAAATCGTGGAAGATGATACAGAGCTTAGTGCGGTTGCGGCAGTTTTTGAAAATATACTGGAAGATATCGAACTCTCGTAACCATTCATCAGGTCTGCGCATTTACTGCGCTGACCGTAAGAATATGTAGAATAGTTACGTTTTAGTGCAGTTGTAAAAGGGATGGGGATACATGGTAGTGAATAGGGAGCAATTTATGCAATTGCTGAAAGATAAAGGCTTAAAGGTAACAACTCAAAGGCTTCTTGTTCTGGAAGCTCTTGCTTCATGCCCCGAC encodes:
- a CDS encoding DUF1292 domain-containing protein, with protein sequence MDKIIFKPENEEPVEFYVLEQTKIGGCQYILVTEQEEGDADALILKDVSAPEETEAIYEIVEDDTELSAVAAVFENILEDIELS